One region of Parambassis ranga chromosome 12, fParRan2.1, whole genome shotgun sequence genomic DNA includes:
- the orai1b gene encoding calcium release-activated calcium channel protein 1 has translation MSLNEHSLQALSWRKLYLSRAKLKASSRTSALLSGFAMVAMVEVQLDNSYPYPPALLIAFSACTTVLVAVHLFALMVSTCILPNIEAVSNVHNLNSVKESPHERMHRHIELAWAFSTVIGTLLFLAEVVLLCWVKFLPIKPNKSSNNTVSSGVAAAITSTSIMVPFGLVFIVFAVHFYRSLVSHKTDRQFQELEELSNLTRLQNELDNRGESAILQSPSSHFP, from the exons ATGAGTCTGAACGAGCATTCACTGCAAGCACTGTCCTGGAGAAAGCTGTATCTAAGTCGAGCTAAACTGAAGGCTTCCAGCCGAACATCAGCGCTGCTCTCCGGATTTGCTATG GTGGCTATGGTAGAAGTGCAGCTGGACAACAGCTATCCTTACCCACCAGCTCTCCTCATCGCCTTCAGTGCCTGCACCACTGTGCTTGTGGCCGTCCACCTGTTTGCTCTCATGGTCAGCACCTGCATCTTGCCTAATATAGAGGCTGTGAGCAATGTCCACAATCTCAACTCTGTGAAGGAGTCTCCACATGAGCGGATGCACAGACACATTGAACTGGCATGGGCTTTTTCCACAGTTATCGGTACTTTGCTCTTCCTGGCTGAGGTGGTTCTACTCTGCTGGGTCAAATTTTTGCCCATTAAACCCAACAAATCAAGCAACAACACAGTTTCTTCAGGTGTGGCTGCTGCTATTACTTCCACCTCCATCATGGTCCCATTCGGTTTAGTTTTCATAGTCTTTGCGGTGCATTTCTATCGTTCATTGGTCAGCCACAAGACTGACAGACAGTTTCAGGAGCTAGAGGAGTTGTCCAACCTCACCAGGCTTCAAAATGAGCTTGACAACAGAGGGGAATCTGCCATTCTGCAGTCACCAAGctcacatttcccataa
- the morn3 gene encoding MORN repeat-containing protein 3, with protein MPLVKAQHKRATLLDIKSQKCGLRHTVFSVCGDEYTGEWQNNKKHGRGIQLWKKSGAVYDGDWKFGKRDGHGTFSVLLPQSKTYAKKYCGEWKNGKKHGHGVFFYNHSAMYDGEWVEDQRSGWGRMHFENGDFYVGEWMNDKRHGRGIIRFSNGNWYEGTWQDGKKNGDGKFYYSDKGQLYVGVWKDGVAKCGTLSDCGRDKATTPPTYPIPKLHLMDAQLVLKEAKSAYLDNHSLTTGSAAGS; from the exons ATGCCGCTTGTCAAAGCACAGCATAAACGGGCAACATTGTTGGATATCAAGTCTCAGAAATGTGGACTGCGGCACACAGTTTTCTCAGTCTGTGGGGATGAATACACTGGGGAGTGGCAGAACAACAAGAAGCATG gaaGAGGAATTCAGCTCTGGAAAAAGTCTGGGGCGGTTTATGATGGAGATTGGAAGTTTGGAAAACGTGATGGACATGGTACCTTCAGTGTGCTGCTCCCACAATCAAAGACATATGCAAAAAAGTACTGCGGTGAATGGAAGAATGGAAAGAAACAT GGACATGGGGTATTCTTTTACAATCACTCAGCCATGTATGATGGGGAGTGGGTTGAGGACCAGCGGAGCGGCTGGGGAAGAATGCACTTTGAAAATGGAGACTTCTATGTGGGAGAGTGGATGAACGACAAGCGTCATGGACGTGGAATCATTCGATTTT CAAATGGAAACTGGTATGAAGGCACCTGGCAAGATGGCAAGAAGAATGGTGATGGAAAATTCTACTATTCTGACAAAGGCCAGCTTTATGTTGGCGTTTGGAAGGATGGCGTAGCTAAATGTGGTACTCTGTCTGACTGTGGGAGAGATAAAGCAACAACACCACCAACGTATCCAATTCCAAAG ctaCACTTGATGGATGCGCAGTTGGTTTTAAAGGAAGCTAAATCAGCTTACCTTGATAACCACAGCTTAACAAcaggatcagctgcaggatCCTGA
- the tmem120b gene encoding transmembrane protein 120B, with protein MSKPKFQTEWDEIDEEYQQLQETHKIYRQKLEELTNLQATCSSAISKQRKCLKDLRHSLKRCAERCDEKELKLITDIKTQIKEKENVFFDMEAYLPKKNGLYLNLVLGNVNVTLLSNQAKFAYKDEYEKFKLYMTIILMFGAITCLFFFNYRVTDEIFNFLLVWYYCTLTIRESILMSNGSRIKGWWVSHHYVSTFLSGVMLTWPEGPMYQMFRSQFLAFSIYQSFVQFLQYYYQSGCLYRLRALGERNQLDLTVEGFQSWMWRGLTFLLPFLFFGHFWQLYNSVTLFRLAGHEDCKEWQVFMLALTFLVLFLGNFLTTLKVVHQKIQKNQEKVQKSD; from the exons ATGTCCAAACCCAAGTTTCAGACGGAGTGGGATGAGATTGACGAGGAATATCAACAATTACAG GAAACTCACAAAATATACAGACAGAAACTGGAGGAGCTTACCAATCTTCAGGCAACATGCAGCAGCGCCATCAGTAAACAGAGAAAATGCTTAAAAGACCTCAGGCACAGCTTAAAGAG GTGTGCAGAAAGGTGTGACGAGAAAGAACTGAAACTAATAACAGacatcaaaacacaaatcaaagaaaaagaaaatgttttctttgataTGGAAGCATATTTGCCAAAGAAGAATGG tcTGTACTTGAATTTGGTCCTGGGCAACGTAAACGTAACGCTTCTCAGTAACCAGGCAAA ATTTGCATATAAAGACGAGTATGAGAAGTTCAAGCTTTACATGACGATAATCCTGATGTTTGGAGCAATAacctgcctcttttttttcaacTATCG AGTGACTGATGAAATCTTCAACTTTTTGCTTGTGTGGTACTATTGCACATTGACCATAAGGGAAAGCATTCTCATGAGCAATGGCTCCAG GATTAAGGGTTGGTGGGTGTCTCACCATTATGTATCTACCTTTTTGTCGGGTGTTATGCTCACCTG GCCAGAGGGACCAATGTATCAGATGTTCAGGAGCCAGTTCCTTGCCTTCTCAATCTATCAGA GTTTTGTTCAGTTCCTGCAGTATTACTACCAGAGCGGCTGCTTATACAGACTGCGAGCTTTGGGAGAGAGAAATCAGCTGGACCTCACAGTGG AGGGATTTCAGTCCTGGATGTGGAGAGGACTCACTTTTCTGTtgccttttctcttttttggccAT TTCTGGCAGCTGTACAACTCAGTGACGCTGTTTCGTTTGGCGGGACATGAGGACTGTAAGGAGTGGCAG GTGTTTATGCTGGCTCTGACATTCCTTGTTCTATTTCTGGGAAATTTTCTCACAACATTAAAAGTTGTCCAccaaaaaatccagaaaaatcaGGAAAAGGTACAAAAAAGTGACTGA
- the rhof gene encoding rho-related GTP-binding protein RhoF gives MTQNGTVTGNGTVKQGDELKFVIVGDGGCGKTSLLMVYAKGDFPEKYAPSVFEKYVTTISLGGKEIKLNLYDTAGQDDYDRLRPLSYQEANLILVCFDVTNPTSFENVHIKWFPEVKHFCPNTPVILIGCKTDLRKDKECARKLRANNLAPITYIQGEETRQQMNAELYLECSAKYQENVEDIFREATKKALAFIRKQKNHKRKKKCVIL, from the exons ATGACACAAAACGGTACTGTGACCGGTAATGGTACCGTCAAACAGGGAGATGAACTTAAATTTGTGATTGTGGGAGACGGAGGCTGTGGGAAAACATCTCTTCTGATGGTTTATGCCAAAGGTGATTTTCCAGAG aaatatgcaCCATCAGTATTTGAAAAATATGTCACCACTATCTCTCTTGGAGGAAAAGAGATAAAGCTCAACCTGTATGACACAGCAG GACAAGATGACTATGACCGACTTAGGCCTCTTTCATACCAAGAGGCCAATCTGATTTTAGTCTGCTTTGATGTCACCAACCCCACCAGCTTTGAGAATGTCCACATAAAG TGGTTCCCAGAAGTGAAGCATTTCTGTCCGAACACACCTGtcatcctgattggctgcaaGACTGACCTCAGGAAGGACAAAGAGTGTGCAAGGAAGCTGAGGGCCAACAATCTGGCCCCTATCACTTATATCCAG GGAGAGGAGACACGCCAGCAGATGAATGCAGAGCTGTACCTCGAGTGTTCTGCAAAATATCAAGAAAACGTGGAAGACATCTTCAGAGAGGCAACAAAAAAGGCTTTGGCCTTCATTCGAAAACAAAAGAACcacaaaaggaagaagaaatgtgttattttgtga